The Sander vitreus isolate 19-12246 chromosome 10, sanVit1, whole genome shotgun sequence genome contains the following window.
CAATACATTTGTGACTTTTACACACAGTCACTCACATGTACACTAAACAGAACTCTAGAGCTTTTAATAATTATCTATTAAATAGTTGCAATTAGTAATGTTGCAATAGttggttattattattttaattgtgtatttTTGAACCTGTTGTAATGCTAGTCACAGTTTATAATTgtttaaatgtgtatatatgagTAAATGGTTTTGATTAAGCACTAACATGAAGATTTGTAAAAGATATATGTATGTCTAAACAAGTGTGCATCATTGTGTATTTAGGCTTTGTGTCGGGTGCATTAAATTTAATAACAGCCTACTATATggtttgcatttttttccactgtATTGATGTCTTCACATACAGCTTAATTTATTGTAGTTCTGTGACACTAGCACCACCCACCCAACATGTCTCCACAGAGCCAAAAGTTCATCCAGGCATATTCATTCCTTCCCACTACACCAACTGGGTCACAGAAGAAACTCAACTGAGCAGAAGTTAGAATACGACAGAGCCTTTTGTGTgccataaaaaaaactacagagcCATAAATCTGTTTGTTGTACGAGACAATAGCCAATTCTTCTATAGACACATTTCAGATCCTGAAAAAGTTTGCCACATCCTTGTGCTTTACGTAGGGCTGCAACATGCATTTAAGCTATCTTTATGAATAGAAACAAATTATAAACTAAAACCTGTAACCCTAATTGTGAGAAAAGAAAACTAGAATAAGCAATGTAATAAAAGGCATTAagtgtatgttttgtattttttcactTAATTTTGAGCTTAAGACCTGTGAATTTGACTTACGAGTCAGAGCAGCGTCATCATTTTTTATGTAAACTTATCAGGAGTTAAATATAGTATGTTTTACTGTTTCTTTTGGAAGTTAAGATGAagatagaaaatgtgtttttcccaAACAGAACCAGGTGAAATCGAGAaattgttggtttgtttttttagccacttgggggcagtggaAACAAGTTCTGAACATAACACTTGACACATTATTATCAccttttaaagggtaactagtgtttttttcaacctgccttcacaaaagtgctcgtgtTGCCagtgacaggctcagattaatattccaagtgtctgacaacataatggaaaggatttctaaggaggtcgacctttctgtgaaagagtaagatcctttttttaaacataaaaacatcagcGAAATTATGTtagctaaacccaccagactccatgtaaataaacagtcattttagcatcgtaaaattctcttcattcaaagtcaacagaaacaaaataaaactatgaaaagccgttttgggttgtcattccacttttccaaccaccacaactctagttttgggtgaaataaacacatagcttaccgatttacatgtgaaaatatgttggctctatacacgattaaagtattgcttttttaaatggagtctggtggttttAGCtttagcgacttcagagctgtttgtgattaaacagaaaggtctcaaatatgttttaaatatctatctctgaagggatcctttccataatgttgtcagacacttagaaaattaatctgagcctgtcagtggcaaagcgagcacttttgtgaaggtaaatacaagctggacagttgccctattaacttacattgtagcttgtttcgccgctgctgactgcagcgatctcgcttaatactggaccaatgtcaaagattgttgttcccatcagtcacttagacacaaaaacatacgaaaatagggtccaggttgaaaaaaacggtagttaccctttaagttgtTATAGCGAACTTAATAGCAAACAGTTGCTAATTTACACATCCAACCGAgctggagcaacattagcatttatttggagtaATGTATCTGGTTACTTGGGGAGTGTATGTCCAATATTTGCtctcttttagctttgtttggATATCCACCAACTCCTAAGGGAAATATCTGGTTCTTTAGAGgtatttcactgaaaacagctgtgtgCTGCAGCAGCGAGAATAAACCAAGTTCCTTTTTACCAACCTACATCAAGTTGGAGGCTGGAACACCAAAATAATCAACTGAAAGACACTTTAAAGCTTTGTATAGCTCAGACTAACAGAGTCAGGTGATCCTTTTTCTGTGATTTTATCAGTATTGTaacatgtaaaatattaatcttCGTAAACATCTTATCTTCTGTGTGGTCCTCTCATactggtattttatttttacaataagATTATCATCAAATAATTTTGTAAATGCATTTAGGTCTACAATCAGGTTATCATCACTCTCCATCTTTGGCTTTGTGATGATGCAGGGAGCTGGTAACACAGCGAGTTAGTTTCAATGTGGATTCATATCTGGCCCACTTGGCATTCCACCACAGCAGTGGTGTAAAAGGGAAGTGAGTTTTACTGCTTCAGGGTGATCGAGCAGGAATGACAATTCTGGCACTGAGGTCAGGTTGTTCTACTCGGCTGGAGTGGCAGTGGTAGTAAAGACCGGTGGTGTGAACCCGGAGGATTAAAAAAGCTTCCAGCTGACTGAGCAGCAGGGAACCAACCAGTAACAGGAGACTGTAAACAGGCTACAGGTCAGTCTGGGTTGAAGACACTAAGGTGGTTGTGGAAAGTCAAAACTGAGACATCAAAAATGAGATTGGCTGATTGATGCTGGATTATTTCAGTTTCTTGATAAATAATCTAAAAGGGAAGGATCTAAAATACCTTCCACCCACAGGTCCGTTGATCGGTCAACCACTTAGGTAAAGACggaattatctcaacaactattggatggattgccatgacatttggtacaaATAAGTGGTGCCCAGaaaatgaatcctaatgactttttCCCCCTGATATTTTATCTAAGGCCACCACCGTGTAAAAATGTGTCCAATGcttttgtttatgaccaaatacctgcaaaactagcaacattcccatcagcctcagctgtactttgtatttAGTGCTAACACACTAAATGTAAACTGGATAAACATTACCTGTTgccttgatttttatttatatgcaACTGTGGAGCAGACAATATAGAAAGAGGACAATTTACGATCTGACTTGTGGAATTATCTGATCCTCTGTGCACACTGGCCTTTTACTGCCTTTATGATTACAGTTATTTATTATAGTACAGAATATTCCATGTGGTTTAattatttttggctttttctcaAACAAAGAGCATTTCTGATTAAAAATCCCAGAGATTACTTTATTTCCCATAATAGTTTGACACACATGCGAACCATCAATGTTACCGTTTTCTTAACCAACATTACCATCACCTTTGTCCATCTTAACTCCTTTTCCTGCACCCTCTCCGGTCACTATTCCCTTCCTCTTCTCTACTACCTTCACCCGGCCCTCCAAGCAGCTCAGTCGGTGCTCCACCGCACAAGTCTTTTCAGAGGAACAAGTGAGCAGAGTCAGCAGGACGCATCCCAGCACCAGGCCGCCCAGTCGAACCGCCGTGATGTCTGCAGTGGCATGCTTGTCAGTCACAATCAGTCCGAAAAGCCAGAGCGCCAAGACGGTTTTCACCACCCAGAACACCTGCCTCACCACGCCAATCAGCAGACGGAGAATGATTGTCAGCACCCAGTAGCCAATCAGGGCCACCAGACCCCACTGGGCAATGGCGGCCACACCCTCTGGAGTGAAGCGGGGCAACGTCAGTGCAACTGTGGAGGGAGGAAATCCAGTTTAGGCATATTTTCATCAGGAGTCTTTTACTCAGGATGAAACAGGAGTAAACAGTCACACATAAAAAAGGAGTGGCAGACACATTGCCTGAGGGAAAGGCAAGTCTGCATATTTTCACTTAAAACTTTCATTTCCGCAGGACCGCTCTTACTCCTGCAGACAATTTGCAGCAAGCTACAAATACAGGGAGGAAAAAGTAGAGAGtacagtgtgtgtacacacacacacacacacacacacacacacacacacacacacacacacacacacacacacacacacacacacacacacacacacacacacacacacacacacacacacacacacacacacacacaacccaccaTCGAATCCTGTGACTCTGAGGATCTCGGTGACATAAACAGCGATGACGTTAAGGCCGCTTGCAGCTCCTTCAGCGAGGAACCGGATCACCATCTCAAAAAACTGTGGTGGTGTGGAGGGAGGGTGGAGACATGTCTTACTTTGTTATTATTCAAGAAAGGCAGCATTCTGATCATATTAATAATCATGCAGAGAGAGATCGTTTTACAGAAACACAGCCTACCTAGATGTATTCTCAGGGCTCCAATGCACAGGCAGATACAGTTTATTTAATTGTTCTGGTATATGTACCAGCAAGACTGATATTCACAACAGCTGATATTCAGTATAATATATAGTATTATACAAACTTGAGGATTACATTAatagtagggctgtgcaattaatcaaatttggaTCACAATTTCGATTCccaacgatcacaaaaacaatgtaatcgcaAAAAg
Protein-coding sequences here:
- the LOC144524440 gene encoding uncharacterized protein LOC144524440 codes for the protein MTFCASGSGRGGSAMARVFLTTYVLVLAFSVGWAEAEQAKPTGESPPAVTLRTLIIGTCQEIQRYAESVVGSGVIRSAAEFFEMVIRFLAEGAASGLNVIAVYVTEILRVTGFDVALTLPRFTPEGVAAIAQWGLVALIGYWVLTIILRLLIGVVRQVFWVVKTVLALWLFGLIVTDKHATADITAVRLGGLVLGCVLLTLLTCSSEKTCAVEHRLSCLEGRVKVVEKRKGIVTGEGAGKGVKMDKGDGNVG